Proteins encoded by one window of Lates calcarifer isolate ASB-BC8 linkage group LG5, TLL_Latcal_v3, whole genome shotgun sequence:
- the si:dkeyp-75b4.8 gene encoding lipopolysaccharide-induced tumor necrosis factor-alpha factor homolog isoform X1 — MEPPSYEEASLHPPPLSPAGFNIPPPPSYDASLTSPSTPPPTYGEAVISQSDPFPVLTVPTTVTSPPQNTGNVVHPLTQVGVTPTVNGRQTQPVVVVTQPPPVPISVPYLRDSPGLVRCPYCHHTVTTKVTYVPGKTAWCLCILLSLMGLICGFCLIPLMVHGLQDAHHSCPQCGNQLHVYTR, encoded by the exons ATGGAACCCCCTTCATATGAAGAGGCCAgtctccaccctcctcctctgagtcCGGCAGGATTTAAcatcccccctcccccctcctatGACGCCTCCCTCACCTCCCCTTCAACACCTCCTCCTACCTATGGAGAAGCAG TTATATCACAGTCAGATCCATTTCCTGTCCTGACTGTGCCCACCACTGTGACCTCACCTCCCCAAAACACTGGAAACGTAGTCCATCCACTTACACAAG TTGGTGTAACGCCGACTGTAAACGGCAGACAAACCCAGCCAGTAGTGGTTGTGACCCAGCCACCACCCGTTCCCATCTCAGTGCCATATCTAAGAGACAGCCCTGGTCTGGTACGCTGCCCATACTGCCACCACACTGTCACCACTAAAGTCACATACGTACCTGGGAAGACTGCCTGGTGTCTGTGTATACTTCTCTCACTGATGGG gttgATCTGTGGTTTCTGTCTGATCCCGTTAATGGTACATGGACTACAAGATGCACATCACTCCTGCCCACAGTGTGGAAACCAGCTGCACGTATACACAAGATGA
- the LOC127142425 gene encoding LOW QUALITY PROTEIN: protein PERCC1 (The sequence of the model RefSeq protein was modified relative to this genomic sequence to represent the inferred CDS: deleted 1 base in 1 codon) yields MAAGVIRNFLVQAQTPAYFPLIFQHSPCKEDEEEEKLEEKPEQREDEEEREEEEEEEDEESEAQEEEEECLEEVFLNPAHYALDVTTQLLKFADLISRDVQRYFGRCSGDQEACDIYSDSVSVTTSGRPAYYDDLLRIARAGSPEEQEHSFVACRDHQGAGVARGNSSLGPLAELFNHVGPSQGRGRPMIKRHLPLSFWTEPISCCSLVGFNNTPDVVHSNGDTPSQDGTHTDAANTHAHYSTLTHHNTHTLENNQPDFSDLLANWDPNPEVTHTLTENTHMQH; encoded by the exons ATGGCGGCAGGCGTCATCAGGAACTTCCTTGTCCAGGCGCAGACTCCAGCCTACTTCCCCTTGATTTTCCAGCACTCTCCATGCAAAGAAGACGAAgaagaggagaagctggaggaaaAGCCAGAGCAAagggaggatgaagaagaaagagaagaagaagaagaggaggaggatgaagaatCTGAGGctcaggaggaagaagaagaatgttTGGAGGAGGTTTTTCTAAACCCGGCCCACTATGCTTTGGATGTGACCACGCAGCTGCTGAAGTTCGCGGACCTCATCAGCCGTGATGTTCAGCGATATTTTGGTCGTTGCTCCGGTGACCAAGAGGCCTGTGACATCTACAGCGACTCCGTCTCCGTCACAACCAGCGGGCGTCCTGCG TATTACGATGACCTGCTGAGGATAGCAAGGGCAGGAAGTCCAGAGGAGCAGGAACACAGTTTTGTGGCTTGTAGGGATCATCAAGGAGCTGGGGTTGCCAGGGGCAACAGCAGTTTGGGGCCCCTGGCTGAACTGTTCAACCACGTGGGGCCGAGTCAGGGCCGCGGCCGACCGATGATCAAGCGGCACCTTCCACTCAGTTTCTGGACTGAGCCAatctcctgctgctctctggtCGGTTTCAATAACACACCTGACGTTGTGCACTCAAACGGTGACACACCTTCGCAGGACGGCACGCACACAGACGCAGCTAACACACACGCGCACTATAGCACGctcacacaccacaacacacacaccctcgaGAACAATCAGCCGGACTTTAGTGACTTGCTGGCGAACTGGGATCCAAACCCAGAGGTGACACACACGCTGAcggagaacacacacatgcagcattgA
- the si:dkeyp-75b4.8 gene encoding lipopolysaccharide-induced tumor necrosis factor-alpha factor homolog isoform X2 yields the protein MEPPSYEEASLHPPPLSPAGFNIPPPPSYDASLTSPSTPPPTYGEAVGVTPTVNGRQTQPVVVVTQPPPVPISVPYLRDSPGLVRCPYCHHTVTTKVTYVPGKTAWCLCILLSLMGLICGFCLIPLMVHGLQDAHHSCPQCGNQLHVYTR from the exons ATGGAACCCCCTTCATATGAAGAGGCCAgtctccaccctcctcctctgagtcCGGCAGGATTTAAcatcccccctcccccctcctatGACGCCTCCCTCACCTCCCCTTCAACACCTCCTCCTACCTATGGAGAAGCAG TTGGTGTAACGCCGACTGTAAACGGCAGACAAACCCAGCCAGTAGTGGTTGTGACCCAGCCACCACCCGTTCCCATCTCAGTGCCATATCTAAGAGACAGCCCTGGTCTGGTACGCTGCCCATACTGCCACCACACTGTCACCACTAAAGTCACATACGTACCTGGGAAGACTGCCTGGTGTCTGTGTATACTTCTCTCACTGATGGG gttgATCTGTGGTTTCTGTCTGATCCCGTTAATGGTACATGGACTACAAGATGCACATCACTCCTGCCCACAGTGTGGAAACCAGCTGCACGTATACACAAGATGA
- the tmem131l gene encoding transmembrane protein 131-like, with protein MAGLQDFQQGSHCHRKTWINILLGILQLLLPCVQHGGAQLQALSQMSTSVVEVWQPEDADPLVPLQVEKERRKDGLPLEDSSSSYTRENGRPLHFQPPALEFGTQPLGLPRAETIYIHNPSQEVPVTLLSMFTSSRHFYIPSFHRRVIPPRGKASFKLIFLPSEEGNVENTLFINTSAHGLLSYQVFGVGVHRGSLKSVQRKDSLLIFPHIQSIKLTQTQEDASNITILGLLLECSLPKSLFNSPQGSCLQSEERLSLQINLSARGDRPADLDKLKPYVIEHILVLLVAPTAGQAAVGEPKVGVYMLNSGGKKLYVKEMQVLSKVEASLEFNQVPLRPEAKNFTEVASLACRGSLPGHGRKCISHISLKILGNRTTYSFPGLHITHSLFQVKQRDADQVDLWLTNPFLMPLSVTTASLSQKLQGVMKVMNFSGPLTVPQGCWRILSLQLLSRALPVNQLFTLSLDTSLGLTLHIPFYFHSTPSKQGEVVFEAERECGRPCPLRLSETGRSEWQRSLLPDFFPSSWAVDSKLAAELCSRWQSHKDKLPCRWPRLPVETSTPLDFGATPVNESKVKTFMLKNPSSSVVSVEIRILSMYPAPLEALDLLTKWFNISPLSVNISTTEFSLLASPLKAGENVEDITREGVLRLLLQPWEAREVAVVFTPSEHKPTTTILIIRNNLTVFDMVMVQGHGAKELLRVGGKLPGPGASLRFNVPQSTLMECRDGLRTNKPLFAIRKSFKVENAGELPLTVMSMNINGYKCQGFGFEVLQCRSFSLDHNTSSEITIAFTPDFTSSWVIRDLTLVTSRGTSFPFTLNVTLPHHMLPLCAQVVPGPSWEETFWVITLIFTCFSLFGVCLMAFHQAQYILNEFSSPSIRSNHNSVLSRDNGSVNNITPNGVNKTKGSCKSYVDTCHTSDKGKGRGSPALANSPAPRTQSSKKGSSTTPSQPQKKHKVSLYYTKYKSSSSTAAAGAVTMDEEHEDLTPDAPLTPDPDVCNNNEPAFISELEKKSPADFKEDPHSTIEDRVPAAVMFPMEMPAGFPDNVTLGPGPRPGLLVCSPVEKSCTEHYAEKIDSEKRDSSELELREDGKGQKKKAQSTETGTAPGNNKGKRSRRKIENISSAPEHNVLVMPEREKEPDWKIEDHNISGTRNRNRCYNTSKSEALKPGLSAESPLKQNGVCPARTRRKCATDRRGGGVCESGSDSGSSSGSVRASRGSWGSWSSASSMEGDKDPGARTHACTTSSRKRDSMQYGVYPVERDCYQTMNTNYKALSMNSLYRKDLCQSPDPTASSFAPSFAAVAAGVDRNMDLTGQYLPEETWSAPSIPLTNEFRYNTTEALPYIPQPANTGSYNGFTWSSANSHCNSPYTYCEEANYIGNGTFPSGFPAQEGQNTHSSQTSWSEEQPQESPSTWDTAACVGSKPYFSGTRSLSPMSSLFGSIWTPQSEPYQSHFQPERSAPMSPVSPITPPHSPFNREPEGTCRPIQYSSFNPFGPHMNLDIWNSSSNRSSNSQLSNDSGYCGDV; from the exons ctcctcttCATATACACGGGAGAATGGGAGGCCCTTGCATTTTCAGCCCCCAGCACTGGAGTTTGGGACACA GCCGCTGGGGCTGCCAAGAGCCGAAACCATATATATACACAACCCCAGCCAGGAAGTTCCTGTGACACTGCTGTCAATGTTTACATCCAGCAGGCATTTTTACATACCTTCCTTTCACAGAAGA GTGATCCCACCCAGAGGGAAGGCATCTTTTAAACTAATTTTCCTCCCGTCTGAGGAGGGCAATGtagaaaacacattatttataaACACATCGGCCCATGGGCTACTGTCATACCAG GTATTTGGTGTGGGAGTTCACCGGGGTTCATTAAAGTCTGTCCAAAGAAAGGATAGTCTGCTTATATTCCCTCACATCCAGAGCATTAAGCTGACCCAAACTCAG GAAGATGCCTCCAACATCACTATACTGGGTCTACTCCTGGAGTGCAGCTTACCGAAGAGTTTGTTCAACAGTCCTCAG GGGTCCTGTCTCCAGAGCGAGGAGCGCCTCAGTCTGCAGATTAATCTGTCGGCGCGTGGTGACCGGCCCGCTGACCTGGACAAACTCAAGCCTTACGTCATTGAGCACATTCTGGTGCTACTGGTGGCCCCCACTGCCGGACAGGCTGCAGTAG GAGAACCAAAAGTAGGAGTTTATATGTTAAATTCTGGAGGCAAGAAGCTCTACGTTAAG GAAATGCAGGTGCTATCAAAAGTGGAGGCCAGCCTGGAATTTAATCAGGTTCCCCTGAGACCAGAGGCAAAAAACTTCACTGAAGTGGCCTCCCTAGCCTGCAGAG GTTCATTGCCAGGCCACGGAAGGAAATGCATAAGTCATATCAGTTTAAAAATTCTGGGAAACAGGACAACCTACAGCTTCCCAGGACTACATATCACTCATAG CCTGTTCCAAGTCAAACAAAGAGATGCAGACCAGGTGGATCTGTGGCTGACTAACCCCTTTCTCATGCCCCTCTCTGTGACGACTGCCAGCCTCTCACAGAAACTGCAGGGAGTAATGAAG GTGATGAACTTCAGCGGCCCACTGACAGTTCCCCAGGGCTGCTGGCGGATACTGTCCCTCCAGCTGCTCAGCAGGGCCCTGCCTGTCAATCAGCTGTTCACACTGAGTCTGGACACAAGCCTGGGTTTGACCCTGCACATTCCCTTCTACTTTCACTCTACTCCTTCTAAG CAGGGGGAAGTGGTGTTTGAGGCAGAACGAGAGTGTGGGCGACCTTGCCCGCTCAGATTGTCTGAAACAG GTCGTTCAGAGTGGCAGCGTTCTCTGCTCCCAGACTTCTTCCCCTCGTCCTGGGCTGTAGACAGCAAACTGGCTGCTGAGCTTTGCTCTCGATGGCAAAGCCACAAAGACAAACTCCCTTGCAG GTGGCCCAGACTCCCTGTAGAGACGTCCACCCCTCTGGACTTTGGTGCTACACCTGTCAATGAAAGCAAG GTGAAGACTTTCATGCTGAAGAATCCCTCCTCTTCAGTGGTTTCCGTGGAGATTCGAATCCTCTCCATGTACCCTGCCCCTTTGGAGGCTCTGGACCTCCTAACTAAATG GTTTAATATCAGCCCCCTGTCTGTCAACATTAGCACCACAGAGTTTTCTCTGTTGGCTTCTCCCCTAAAG GCGGGTGAGAACGTGGAGGACATAACACGAGAGGGTGTTCTgcgtctgctgctgcagccctgGGAGGCCAGAGAGGTCGCTGTGGTCTTCACTCCCTCTGAACACAAACCTACTACCACCATTCTCATTATCAG GAACAACCTGACAGTTTTCGACATGGTGATGGTGCAGGGCCATGGGGCCAAAGAGCTGCTCAGAGTTGGGGGCAAACTACCCGGCCCGGGGGCTTCCCTGCGCTTCAACGTCCCTCAGTCAACTCTCATGGAGTGTCGTGATG GTCTGCGTACCAACAAGCCGCTTTTCGCCATCAGAAAGAGTTTCAAGGTGGAGAATGCAGGAGAGCTTCCTCTGACAGTCATGTCGATGAATATAAATGGATATAAGTGTCAGGGGTTTGGCTTTGAGGTGCTGCAGTGTCGCTCCTTCAGCCTCGATCACAACACCTCCTCTGAGATCACCATCGC GTTCACCCCAGACTTCACCTCTTCCTGGGTGATACGGGACCTCACTCTGGTGACGTCCCGTGGCACCTCTTTTCCTTTCACCCTCAATGTGACGCTGCCCCACCACATGTTGCCTCTCTGCGCTCAGGTGGTTCCTGGCCCAAGCTGGGAGGAAACCTTCTGGGTTATCACCCTCATCTTCACATG TTTCTCGCTGTTTGGTGTTTGTCTGATGGCCTTCCATCAGGCTCAATATATCCTGAATGAGTTCTCTTCACCCAGCATCAGAAGCAACCACAACTCTGTCCTGTCCCGGGACAACGGCTCTGTCAACAACATTACACCTAATGGAGTAAA CAAGACAAAGGGAAGTTGTAAGAGCTATGTGGACACCTGTCACACCTCTGATAAAGGTAAGGGGCGTGGCTCTCCAGCTCTGGCCAACAGCCCCGCCCCACGTACTCAATCCTCGAAGAAAGGCTCCTCAACTACCCCTTCCCAGccacaaaagaaacacaaggtCTCCCTTTATTACACCAAATACAAGTCCAGCTcgtccacagcagcagctggcgCTGTGACGATGGACGAAGAGCACGAAGACCTGACGCCAGACGCTCCCCTGACCCCAGACCCTGACGTCTGCAACAACAACGAACCAGCTTTCATCAGCGAGCTGGAGAAAAAGTCACCTGCAGACTTTAAAGAAGACCCCCACAGCACTATAGAAGATAGAGTGCCAGCAGCAGTTATGTTTCCCATGGAAATGCCTGCTGGTTTCCCAGATAACGTCACATTGGGTCCAGGACCTAGACCAGGCCTGTTAGTGTGCAGTCCTGTAGAGAAGAGCTGCACTGAGCACTATGCAGAGAAGATCGACTCTGAGAAAAGGGACAGTTCTGAACTGGAG CTGAGGGAAGATGGCAAAGGCCagaaaaagaaagcacagagcacagagactgGCACTGCACCAGGGAATAATAAGGGAAAGAGGAGTCGcaggaaaatagaaaatatttccAG TGCTCCTGAGCACAATGTGCTAGTGAtgccagagagggagaaagaaccTGACTGGAAAATAGAGGACCATAACATCAGTGGAACCCGCAACAGGAACCGCTGCTACAACACCTCCAAGTCAGAAGCACTAAAGCCTGGACTTAGTGCTGAGAGCCCCCTCAAGCAAAATG GTGTGTGTCCTGCTCGCACTCGAAGGAAGTGCGCTACAGATCGTCGCGGCGGTGGAGTGTGCGAGTCGGGCTCAGACTCTGGCAGCTCGTCAGGCAGTGTCAGGgccagcagagggagctgggGCAGCTGGAGCAGTGCCAGCAGCATGGAGGGTGACAAGGACCCCGGTGCCCGGACACACGCCTGCACTACCTCATCTAGAAAAA GGGACTCCATGCAGTACGGTGTCTACCCAGTAGAGAGAGACTGCTACCAGACCATGAATACAAACTACAAGGCTCTCAG CATGAACAGCTTGTACCGTAAAGACTTGTGCCAAAGCCCAGATCCCACAGCCTCCAGTTTTGCCCCGAGTTTTGCTGCAGTTGCTGCAGGAGTGGACAGAAACATGG ACCTGACTGGTCAGTATTTGCCTGAGGAGACGTGGTCAGCTCCATCCATCCCCCTCACCAATGAGTTCAGATACAACACCACAGAGGCGCTGCCCTACATACCTCAGCCAGCAAACACCGGGTCGTACAATGG GTTTACTTGGAGTAGTGCCAACAGCCATTGCAACAGTCCCTACACCTACTGTGAGGAAGCCAACTACATAG GTAATGGAACATTTCCCAGTGGTTTTCCTGCTCAGGAGggccagaacacacacagcagtcagaCCAGCTGGAGTGAGGAACAGCCTCAGGAATCGCCCTCAACCTGGGACACAGCAGCCTGTGTGGGCAGCAAG CCATACTTCTCGGGTACCCGCAGCCTCTCCCCCATGTCCAGCCTATTCGGATCCATCTGGACGCCTCAGAGCGAGCCCTACCAGAGCCACTTCCAACCTGAGCGATCAGCCCCGATGTCCCCCGTGTCCCCCATCACCCCTCCTCACTCTCCCTTTAACCGGGAGCCAGAGGGCACCTGCAGACCAATCCAGTACTCCAGCTTCAACCCGTTTGGCCCGCACATGAACCTCGACATATGGAACTCCTCTTCCAACCGCAGCTCCAACTCACAGCTCTCCAACGACTCTGGCTACTGTGGAGATGtttaa
- the LOC108901668 gene encoding LOW QUALITY PROTEIN: toll-like receptor 2 (The sequence of the model RefSeq protein was modified relative to this genomic sequence to represent the inferred CDS: inserted 2 bases in 1 codon; deleted 1 base in 1 codon), with the protein MLALEDAKFFLTPLGDIRSIPEIRHLEVVVLKNVDTPQFYSFPALSFMGPVLKVGRRVSVINSKLFAIPCETSTHLLKLEYMDISDNLFSDLALTEMMCDGKGVLWSLQTINVSRNHLRSINSQLFTKLEKLQNIDMSGNMFHSMPETCNWPPNLRFLNLSSTHLTEVTSCLPESLYILDLSDNKLTVFNIELPFLTDLYISGNKISSLPDGGLYPRLVSIYIQKNDLQTFRSDNLNDYNNLKSLKAAANTYICSCDFVAFMTSDLTXNSRVRIEDELKLYICDSPDAVRGKSVSDARLSVFECHTALSFSLLCSAILVMFLLVAGLCHKFSIVWYMKMTWAWLRAKRKPKLKKGELEYDAFVSYSEMDSGWVEAHLVPELEQSEPPLQLCLHKRDFVPGGWIMDNIMDAIEKSHKTLFILSQHFVRSEWCKYELDFTHFRLFDQNNDAVVLILLEPIDKNTIPRKFCKLRRVMNSRTYLEWPDDENQINRFWQSLRTAIKRPVTDNLLNSTTNLVI; encoded by the exons ATGCTGGCTCTTGAAGATGCAAAATTCTTCTTAACACCTCTCGGTGACATAAGGTCAATCCCAGAGATCCGCCATTTGGAGGTTGTTGTCCTCAAAAATGTGGATACTCCTCAGTTCTACAGTTTTCCAGCCCTGTCTTTCATGGGGCCAGTACTGAAAGTGGGGCGCCGGGTTTCTGTGATTAACTCCAAGTTGTTTGCTATTCCCTGTGAAACCTCTACTCATCTGTTAAAGCTGGAGTATATGGATATCAGTGACAACCTTTTCAGTGATCTTGCGTTGACGGAAATGATGTGTGATGGCAAAGGTGTCCTTTGGAGTCTGCAAACCATCAATGTCAGCAGGAATCACTTGCGGTCAATCAACAGTCAGCTCTTCACCAAACTAGAAAAGCTTCAAAACATCGACATGAGTGGAAATATGTTTCATAGTATGCCTGAGACTTGTAACTGGCCACCAAATCTCAGATTCTTAAACCTTTCG TCAACGCATTTGACAGAGGTGACATCTTGTCTGCCAGAAAGTTTATACATCCTTGATCTCTCGGACAATAAATTAACTGTATTCAACATCGAACTACCTTTTCTCACAGATTTATACATCTCGGGCAACAAGATCAGTAGTTTGCCTGATGGTGGTTTATACCCTCGTCTTGTATCTATCTACATTCAAAAAAATGATTTACAGACATTCCGCAGTGATAATCTAAATGATTATAATAATCTGAAGAGTCTGAAGGCTGCTGCTAACACATACATCTGTTCGTGTGACTTTGTAGCATTCATGACAAGTGACTTGAC AAACAGTCGAGTCAGAATCGAAGATGAGTTAAAGTTGTACATCTGTGACTCCCCTGATGCCGTGAGAGGAAAGAGCGTATCAGACGCGAGGTTATCGGTGTTTGAGTGTCACACGGCTTTATCTTTTTCTCTACTCTGCTCAGCCATTCTGGTCATGTTTCTGCTCGTTGCTGGTTTGTGTCACAAGTTCAGCATTGTGTGGTACATGAAGATGACCTGGGCCTGGTTGAGAGCCAAGAGGAAGCCAAAGTTAAAAAAGGGAGAGCTTGAGTATGATGCCTTTGTGTCCTACAGCGAGATGGACTCTGGTTGGGTGGAAGCTCATCTGGTCCCAGAGCTTGAGCAGTCCGAGCCCCCTCTCCAACTCTGCCTCCACAAAAGAGACTTTGTCCCTGGAGGATGGATCATGGACAACATCATGGACGCCATTGAGAAGAGTCACAAAACACTCTTCATCCTTTCTCAGCACTTTGTCAGGAGTGAATGGTGCAAGTACGAGCTGGACTTCACCCATTTTAGATTGTTTGACCAAAACAACGATGCAGTTGTGCTGATTCTGTTGGAgcccattgacaaaaacaccaTCCCCAGAAAGTTCTGTAAGCTGCGGAGAGTGATGAACTCCAGGACATACTTGGAGTGGCCTGATGATGAAAACCAGATCAACAGGTTCTGGCAGAGTTTGAGAACAGCTATTAAAAGACCTGTGACTGATAATTTACTCAATTCAACTACGAATTTGGTCATTtga
- the pdia2 gene encoding protein disulfide-isomerase A2, translating to MRTRTLLSITLLGLLLWASCIQADDDNTDESGEKQTETSQETKEETSAEVEEEETEEASEKEKTTEIEEEKDVMVLHINNFARALSENKFILVEFYAPWCGHCKQLEPVYAEAAGKLKEEEPEMRLAKVDAIEEKELAEEFDIGGFPTLKLFINGDRKQPVDFTGKRSAEGIIQWMKRRTGPGAPVLDSAESAAQFIDAHNICVVGFFDDLESEAAKVFREVALDMTDTEFGLTVTPEVFQKYEVKANSVVLFKKFDDGRADFALSEDGKLDKNNVTTFIKENSLELVIPFKQETADKIFTSSILLHSLLFINSTVESQTAFVDKARTVAKEFKGKMLFIVIDVTAALSHVLTYFGVTEKDAPTVRIINMETGKKFNIATGDLTPDSLRQLCQEVVDGTAKPYYRTQEIPEDWNKGPVKVLVGKNFESVALDQTKNVFVEFYAPWCGHCKELAPIWEQLGEKYADHDDIIIAKMDATANEVESVEIKGFPTLRYFPAGGKEVVEYTGKRDLETMSKFLDDGGVLPKEESNEEEDEDDEDDKDDEEGDDTGDDSKETDESAEVPNNVTSKDEL from the exons ATGAGGACGCGCACACTTCTGTCCATAACTCTACTGGGCCTGCTGCTGTGGGCCTCCTGCATCCAGGCCGACGACGACAACACAGACGAAAGCggtgaaaaacagacagaaacatcacaggAGACGAAAGAGGAGACTTCAGctgaggtagaggaggaggaaactgaagaggcatcagagaaagagaaaacaacagagatagaggaggagaaagatgtgATGGTTCTCCACATCAACAACTTTGCCAGAGCTCTCAGCGAGAATAAGTTCATACTGGTTGAATTCT ATGCTCCCTGGTGTGGTCACTGTAAACAGCTGGAGCCGGTGTAtgcagaggctgctgggaagctgaaggaggaggaaccAGAGATGCGTTTGGCCAAAGTGGATGCCATAGAGGAGAAGGAGCTGGCCGAAGAGTTTGACATCGGAGGCTTCCCCACTCTGAAACTCTTCATCAACGGAGACCGCAAGCAGCCCGTCGACTTCACTG GTAAGAGGTCAGCGGAGGGAATAATCCAGTGGATGAAGCGTCGTACAGGCCCCGGTGCACCAGTGCTCGACTCCGCAGAGTCTGCTGCTCAGTTCATCGACGCCCATAACATCTGTGTTGTTGGATTCTTTGAT GATCTGGAAAGTGAGGCGGCTAAGGTGTTCAGGGAAGTTGCCTTGGATATGACTGACACAGAGTTTGGCCTGACAGTGACTCCTGAGGTTTTCCAGAAGTATGAAGTAAAAGCAAACTCAGTGGTGCTCTTCAAAAAG TTTGATGATGGCAGAGCAGACTTTGCACTGTCGGAGGACGGGAAGCTGGACAAAAATAATGTGACAACGTTCATCAAGGAAAACAGCCTGGAGCTGGTCATCCCATTCAAACAggag actgcAGATAAAATCTTCACCTCCAGCATCCTCCTGCACAGCCTGCTGTTCATCAACTCCACTGTGGAGAGTCAGACAGCCTTCGTGGACAAAGCCAGGACTGTTGCCAAAGAGTTCAAGGGCAAG atGCTGTTCATTGTAATTGACGTGACAGCAGCCCTGTCTCATGTGCTGACATACTTCGGAGTGACTGAGAAAGACGCCCCCACTGTCCGCATCATCAACATGGAGACGGGAAAGAAGTTCAACATCGCCACCGGAGATCTCACACCAGATTCACTGCGACAGCTGTGCCAGGAGGTTGTGGATGGCACTGCCAAG CCCTACTATCGGACACAGGAGATCCCAGAGGACTGGAACAAAGGACCAGTCAAAGTCCTGGTGGGGAAGAACTTTGAGTCTGTTGCTCTGGACCAGACCAAAAACGTCTTTGTGGAGTTTT acgcTCCATGGTGTGGACACTGTAAGGAACTGGCTCCCATCTGGGAGCAGCTGGGCGAAAAGTACGCTGACCACGACGACATCATCATAGCCAAGATGGACGCCACAGCCAACGAGGTGGAGTCTGTCGAGATTAAAGGATTCCCCACGCTTAGATATTTCCCAGCTGGTGGCAAAgag GTGGTTGAGTACACTGGAAAAAGGGACCTGGAGACCATGTCTAAGTTCCTGGATGATGGAGGAGTGTTGCCTAAGGAGGAGAGtaatgaggaggaagatgaggatgaCGAGGATGACAAGGATGATGAGGAGGGTGACGACACCGGTGATGATAGCAAG GAGACTGATGAGTCGGCAGAGGTACCGAACAACGTTACATCTAAAGATGAGCTGTGA